From Cryptosporangium phraense, one genomic window encodes:
- the kdpC gene encoding potassium-transporting ATPase subunit KdpC, with translation MTSVRQYGPALRVLVLFTLVLGLAYPLALTGVSQAVFHRQSNGSVLEVNGKEVGSSLLGQSFTDADGNPLKQWFQARPSAGGYDPLASGASNLGPNSADQAKAVAERRAAVAAFDGVAPADVAPDALTASGSGLDPHISPRYAQQQVARVAAARSLPVDEVRTLVSRHTQGRILGFLGEDRVNVLELNLALQDLSEGR, from the coding sequence ATGACTTCAGTTCGGCAGTACGGCCCGGCTCTCCGGGTGCTGGTCCTGTTCACGCTCGTGCTGGGGCTGGCTTATCCGCTGGCCCTGACCGGGGTGTCGCAGGCCGTGTTCCATCGTCAGTCCAACGGATCGGTGCTCGAGGTGAACGGTAAGGAGGTCGGGTCGAGCCTGCTCGGCCAGTCGTTCACCGACGCCGACGGCAACCCGCTGAAGCAGTGGTTCCAGGCCCGGCCGTCGGCCGGCGGCTACGACCCGCTCGCGTCCGGGGCCTCCAACCTCGGCCCGAACTCGGCCGACCAGGCCAAGGCGGTCGCCGAGCGGCGGGCCGCGGTGGCCGCGTTCGACGGGGTGGCCCCCGCGGACGTCGCCCCGGACGCGCTGACCGCCAGCGGTAGCGGCCTCGACCCGCACATCAGCCCGCGGTACGCCCAGCAGCAGGTCGCCCGGGTCGCCGCGGCCCGGAGCCTGCCGGTGGACGAGGTCCGGACGCTGGTGTCGCGGCACACCCAGGGCCGCATCCTCGGCTTCCTGGGCGAAGATCGGGTCAACGTGCTCGAGTTGAACCTCGCGCTGCAGGATCTCAGCGAAGGAAGGTGA
- the kdpB gene encoding potassium-transporting ATPase subunit KdpB → MTTLLSPPPAEVQPTSRRVGGGLLDPKLLLTSFPDALRKLDPRIMVRTPVMFVVEIGSVISTVFAVLDPSVFSIVVAVWLGLTVVFANLAEAVAEGRGKAQAETLRRTKTQTVAQRVVGDRTDAGGAVTEEVAATALLPGDLVVVVAGEVIPGDGDVVEGVASVDESAITGESAPVIRESGGDRSAVTGGTRVLSDRIVVQITAKPGESFIDRMIALVEGASRQKTPNEIALNILLASLTIVFLLAVATLQPFAAFAGASQPLIVLVALVVCLIPTTIGALLSAIGIAGMDRLVQRNVLAMSGRAVEAAGDVNTLLLDKTGTITLGNREATEFVPVGDVSPGQLAEAAQLSSLADETPEGRSIVVLAKREYALRAAPVEGATFVPFTAETRMSGVDLADGRVVRKGAASAVLRWVRDHGGSVAAELGSVVDGISAAGGTPLVVASRDGSAPARALGVIHLKDVVKSGMKERFDELRRMGIRTVMITGDNPLTAKAIADEAGVDDFLAEATPEDKMNLIKREQEGGKLVAMTGDGTNDAPALAAADVGVAMNSGTSAAKEAGNMVDLDSNPTKLIEIVEIGKQLLITRGALTTFSIANDVAKYFAIIPAMFVVAYPSLDGLNIMRLHSPESAIVSAVVFNALVIIALIPLALRGVRYTPSSASSMLRRNLLVYGLGGLIVPFIGIKLIDLVVQFIPGLS, encoded by the coding sequence ATGACCACGCTTCTGTCTCCGCCTCCGGCGGAGGTCCAACCCACCTCGCGCCGCGTCGGCGGCGGTCTGCTCGACCCGAAACTGCTGCTCACTTCCTTTCCGGACGCTCTGCGCAAGCTGGACCCGCGGATCATGGTGCGGACGCCGGTGATGTTCGTGGTCGAGATCGGCTCGGTGATCTCGACGGTCTTCGCGGTGCTCGATCCGAGCGTGTTCTCGATCGTCGTCGCGGTGTGGCTCGGGCTGACCGTCGTCTTCGCGAACCTGGCCGAGGCCGTCGCCGAGGGCCGGGGTAAGGCCCAGGCCGAGACCCTGCGCCGGACGAAGACGCAGACCGTGGCCCAGCGGGTCGTCGGCGACCGGACCGACGCCGGCGGGGCGGTGACCGAGGAGGTCGCCGCGACCGCACTGCTGCCCGGCGACCTGGTCGTCGTGGTGGCCGGTGAGGTTATCCCGGGCGACGGGGACGTCGTCGAGGGCGTGGCCAGCGTCGACGAGTCGGCGATCACCGGTGAGTCCGCGCCGGTGATCCGGGAGTCCGGCGGCGACCGCAGCGCGGTGACCGGCGGCACCCGGGTCCTCTCCGACCGGATCGTCGTCCAGATCACGGCCAAGCCCGGCGAGAGCTTCATCGACCGGATGATCGCGCTCGTCGAGGGCGCGTCCCGGCAGAAGACGCCGAACGAGATCGCGCTGAACATTCTGCTGGCCAGCCTCACGATCGTGTTCCTGCTGGCGGTGGCGACCCTGCAGCCGTTCGCCGCGTTCGCCGGGGCGTCGCAGCCGCTGATCGTGCTGGTCGCGCTCGTCGTCTGCCTGATACCGACGACGATCGGCGCGCTGCTCTCGGCGATCGGCATCGCCGGCATGGACCGGCTGGTCCAGCGCAACGTGCTCGCGATGTCCGGCCGCGCGGTCGAGGCCGCCGGCGACGTCAACACGCTGCTGCTCGACAAGACCGGGACGATCACGCTGGGCAACCGGGAGGCGACCGAGTTCGTGCCGGTCGGCGACGTGTCGCCGGGGCAGCTGGCCGAGGCCGCGCAGCTCTCCAGCCTGGCCGACGAGACCCCCGAGGGGCGCTCGATCGTCGTCCTCGCCAAGCGGGAGTACGCGCTGCGGGCCGCGCCGGTCGAGGGTGCCACGTTCGTGCCGTTCACGGCCGAGACCCGGATGTCCGGCGTCGACCTGGCCGACGGCCGGGTGGTCCGGAAGGGGGCCGCGTCGGCGGTGCTCCGCTGGGTCCGCGACCACGGAGGCTCGGTCGCGGCCGAGCTCGGATCGGTGGTCGACGGGATCAGCGCCGCCGGTGGGACGCCGCTGGTCGTCGCGTCCCGGGACGGGAGCGCGCCGGCCCGGGCGCTGGGCGTCATCCACCTCAAGGACGTCGTCAAGAGCGGGATGAAGGAGCGGTTCGACGAGCTGCGCCGGATGGGCATCCGGACCGTGATGATCACCGGCGACAACCCGCTCACCGCGAAGGCGATCGCCGACGAGGCCGGGGTCGACGACTTCCTGGCCGAGGCCACGCCCGAGGACAAGATGAATCTCATCAAGCGCGAGCAGGAGGGCGGGAAGCTCGTCGCGATGACCGGGGACGGCACGAACGACGCCCCGGCGCTGGCCGCCGCGGACGTCGGCGTGGCGATGAACTCCGGGACGTCGGCCGCCAAGGAGGCCGGCAACATGGTGGACCTCGACTCGAACCCGACGAAGCTCATCGAGATCGTCGAGATCGGCAAGCAGCTGCTGATCACCCGGGGCGCGCTGACCACGTTCTCGATCGCCAACGACGTGGCCAAGTACTTCGCGATCATCCCGGCGATGTTCGTGGTCGCCTATCCCAGCCTGGACGGGCTGAACATCATGCGGCTGCACTCGCCCGAGTCGGCGATCGTCTCGGCCGTCGTGTTCAACGCGCTGGTGATCATCGCGCTGATCCCGCTGGCGCTGCGCGGGGTGCGGTACACCCCGTCCTCGGCCTCGTCGATGCTGCGGCGCAACCTGCTGGTCTACGGCCTGGGCGGACTGATCGTGCCGTTCATCGGCATCAAGCTCATCGACCTCGTCGTGCAGTTCATACCGGGTCTTTCTTAG
- the kdpA gene encoding potassium-transporting ATPase subunit KdpA, whose amino-acid sequence MAGALQVLALVVALGFAWKFLGDYMARVYASDRHFAVERLLYRAVGVDPDADQRWPVYLRSVLAFSAVGVLALYLLQRVQGSLPLALGFPGVDPALAFNTAASFVSNTNWQAYSGEATMGHLVQMAGLAVQNFASAAVGMAVAVALIRGFTRKGTDRLGNFWVDLFRSSFRILLPIAVVSTLVLVAAGAVQSLASPHDVTTLAGGTQAVPGGPIASQEAIKELGTNGGGFFNANSAHPFENPNAFTNWFEIFLLLLIPVAITRTFGRLVGDRRQGLAILGVMTTIFTLALAGVWALEAHFPGAMEGKEVRFGIPGSALFATATTGTSTGAVNSFHDSFSALGGGIVLLNMLLGEIAPGGVGSGLYGILIMAILAVFIAGLMVGRTPEYLGKKIQSREIKLVSLYILATPMAVLVGTGLAMAFASTRGSMLNDGPHGFSEVLYAFASGGNNNGSAFAGLSVNTPFYNTAIGLAMLVGRFLPIIFVLALAGSLARQQPVPVTAGTLPTHRTLFVGLLVGVILIVTGLTYFPALSLGPLAEGLS is encoded by the coding sequence ATGGCCGGCGCACTGCAGGTCCTGGCGCTCGTCGTCGCGCTGGGGTTCGCCTGGAAGTTCCTGGGCGACTACATGGCCCGGGTGTACGCGTCCGACCGGCACTTCGCGGTCGAGCGGCTGCTGTACCGGGCGGTCGGCGTCGACCCCGACGCCGACCAGCGCTGGCCGGTCTACCTGCGCAGCGTGCTCGCGTTCTCCGCGGTCGGCGTGCTGGCCCTCTACCTGCTGCAACGCGTCCAGGGCAGCCTGCCGCTGGCGCTCGGGTTCCCGGGCGTCGACCCGGCCCTGGCGTTCAACACCGCGGCGAGCTTCGTCTCGAACACGAACTGGCAGGCGTACTCGGGCGAGGCCACGATGGGCCACCTCGTCCAGATGGCCGGGCTGGCCGTGCAGAACTTCGCCTCGGCCGCGGTCGGGATGGCGGTCGCGGTCGCGCTGATCCGCGGGTTCACCCGGAAGGGCACCGACCGGCTCGGCAACTTCTGGGTCGACCTGTTCCGGAGCTCGTTCCGCATCCTGCTGCCGATCGCCGTCGTCTCGACGCTGGTGCTGGTCGCGGCCGGGGCGGTGCAGAGCCTGGCGTCCCCGCACGACGTGACGACGCTGGCCGGCGGCACCCAGGCGGTGCCCGGCGGCCCGATCGCGTCCCAGGAGGCGATCAAGGAGCTCGGCACGAACGGCGGCGGGTTCTTCAACGCGAACTCGGCCCACCCGTTCGAGAACCCGAACGCGTTCACGAACTGGTTCGAGATCTTCCTGCTCCTGCTGATCCCGGTCGCGATCACCCGGACGTTCGGCCGGCTGGTCGGTGACCGGCGTCAGGGCCTGGCGATCCTCGGCGTGATGACGACGATCTTCACGCTGGCGCTGGCCGGTGTGTGGGCGCTGGAGGCCCACTTCCCGGGCGCGATGGAGGGCAAGGAGGTCCGCTTCGGCATCCCCGGCTCGGCGCTGTTCGCCACGGCCACGACCGGGACCTCGACCGGCGCGGTGAACTCGTTCCACGATTCGTTCTCCGCGCTCGGCGGCGGCATCGTGCTGCTGAACATGCTGCTCGGCGAGATCGCGCCGGGCGGCGTCGGCTCCGGCCTCTACGGGATCCTGATCATGGCGATCCTGGCCGTGTTCATCGCCGGGCTGATGGTCGGGCGCACCCCCGAGTACCTCGGCAAGAAGATCCAGAGCCGGGAGATCAAGCTCGTCTCGCTCTACATCCTGGCCACGCCGATGGCGGTGCTGGTCGGGACCGGGCTGGCGATGGCGTTCGCGTCGACCCGAGGCTCGATGCTCAACGACGGGCCGCACGGGTTCTCCGAGGTGCTGTACGCGTTCGCCTCCGGCGGCAACAACAACGGCAGCGCGTTCGCCGGCCTGTCGGTGAACACGCCGTTCTACAACACCGCGATCGGACTGGCGATGCTGGTCGGCCGGTTCCTGCCGATCATCTTCGTCCTCGCGCTGGCCGGTTCGCTGGCCCGGCAACAGCCGGTCCCGGTGACCGCGGGCACGCTGCCGACCCACCGCACGCTCTTCGTCGGGCTGCTCGTCGGCGTGATCCTCATCGTCACCGGCCTCACCTATTTCCCCGCACTCTCTCTCGGCCCGCTCGCGGAGGGGCTCTCATGA
- a CDS encoding potassium-transporting ATPase subunit F: MSAENVVGLVASVLLIGYLLVALVLPERF; the protein is encoded by the coding sequence GTGAGCGCCGAGAACGTCGTCGGGCTCGTCGCGTCGGTGCTGCTGATCGGGTACCTGCTCGTCGCGCTCGTGCTGCCGGAGCGGTTCTGA
- a CDS encoding DUF3710 domain-containing protein has product MFRRRRGRHAADGREEELEAVEIEQDSGNGPWDAETVPADDVQRVDLGALRVPTLTDVELRVEANQQGQVASVVLTDGTSALELAAFAAPRTEGIWDEVRDELEAGIRADGGVVEHEHGEFGPELRAMVKVPDGSKQLLRFVGVDGPRWFLRATFTGAAAADPDAGPQLTESVRQVVVVRGDDAMPVRDPLPLQLPREVVEQAANQE; this is encoded by the coding sequence GTGTTTCGACGTCGGCGTGGCCGGCACGCGGCGGACGGCCGGGAGGAAGAGCTCGAGGCCGTGGAGATCGAGCAGGACTCCGGGAACGGTCCGTGGGATGCCGAAACGGTCCCGGCTGACGACGTCCAGCGCGTCGACCTGGGAGCACTCCGGGTCCCGACGCTCACGGACGTCGAGCTGCGGGTCGAGGCCAACCAGCAGGGCCAGGTGGCCTCGGTCGTGCTGACCGACGGCACCAGCGCACTCGAGCTGGCCGCGTTCGCGGCCCCGCGCACCGAGGGCATCTGGGACGAGGTGCGCGACGAGCTCGAGGCCGGCATCCGGGCCGACGGCGGTGTCGTCGAGCACGAGCACGGCGAGTTCGGCCCCGAGCTGCGGGCGATGGTGAAGGTGCCGGACGGCAGCAAGCAACTGCTGCGGTTCGTGGGCGTGGACGGACCCCGGTGGTTCCTGCGGGCGACGTTCACCGGCGCGGCCGCGGCCGACCCCGACGCCGGCCCGCAGCTCACCGAGTCGGTGCGCCAGGTGGTCGTCGTCCGGGGTGACGACGCGATGCCGGTGCGCGACCCGCTGCCGTTGCAACTGCCCCGCGAGGTGGTCGAGCAGGCGGCCAACCAGGAGTAG
- the dut gene encoding dUTP diphosphatase, with translation MSVEVLVQLLDPDLPPPAYSHPGDAGADLVTAEDVTLAPGQRALVATGVAIALPEGYAGFVHPRSGLAARFGVSIVNAPGTVDAGYRGEIKVNLINLDPTETVTLARGDRIAQLVVQRVERAAFRVASALPESVRGTGGHGSTGGHRDLVPAGEE, from the coding sequence ATGTCCGTCGAAGTGCTCGTGCAGCTGCTCGACCCCGATCTGCCCCCACCGGCCTACTCGCACCCGGGCGACGCCGGTGCCGATCTGGTGACCGCCGAGGACGTCACGCTCGCTCCCGGCCAGCGCGCGCTCGTGGCGACCGGAGTGGCCATCGCGCTGCCCGAGGGCTACGCCGGGTTCGTCCACCCGCGGTCCGGTCTGGCCGCGCGGTTCGGGGTCTCGATCGTCAACGCACCCGGTACCGTCGATGCTGGATACCGGGGGGAGATCAAGGTGAACCTCATCAACCTCGATCCCACCGAGACCGTGACACTCGCGCGAGGCGACCGGATCGCTCAGCTCGTGGTGCAGCGCGTCGAGCGGGCCGCGTTCCGGGTGGCGTCCGCGCTGCCGGAATCGGTCCGGGGAACGGGCGGCCACGGCTCGACCGGAGGGCACCGCGATCTGGTGCCCGCAGGAGAGGAGTAA
- a CDS encoding DUF3093 domain-containing protein — translation MPTRPAVDTLTYRERWTVPWWGWVGAVAVCLLLAAEIHLGYSGVRSWLPYVVLVPLAVVSVGALSRITVSVDDDELRVDDAHIPRRFLLAAEALDAEARREALGPELDPVAFVVHRPWVRGTVRVYLDDPDDPTPYWIFSSRRPEKLLAALDLPLPAPEEAA, via the coding sequence ATGCCAACCCGACCGGCCGTCGACACCCTGACCTACCGGGAGCGCTGGACCGTCCCGTGGTGGGGCTGGGTCGGCGCGGTAGCGGTCTGTCTGCTCCTCGCGGCCGAGATCCACCTCGGGTACAGCGGGGTCCGCTCCTGGCTCCCCTACGTCGTTCTGGTGCCGTTGGCCGTGGTCAGCGTCGGGGCGCTGAGCCGGATCACGGTCTCGGTCGACGACGACGAGCTGCGCGTCGACGACGCCCACATCCCCCGGCGGTTCCTGCTCGCCGCCGAGGCCCTGGACGCCGAGGCCCGGCGCGAGGCACTCGGCCCCGAGCTCGACCCGGTCGCGTTCGTCGTCCACCGGCCGTGGGTGCGCGGCACCGTCCGGGTCTATCTGGACGACCCGGACGACCCGACGCCGTACTGGATCTTCTCGTCCCGGCGGCCGGAGAAGCTGCTGGCCGCCCTCGACCTGCCGCTCCCGGCGCCCGAAGAGGCGGCTTAG
- a CDS encoding DUF4193 domain-containing protein — MATDYDAPRRTEESEIGEDSLEELKARRTDSQSGSVDVDEAEVAEGFELPGADLSGEELTVKVLPMQNDEFRCSQCFLVHHRSQLAEEKNGQYVCTECAA; from the coding sequence ATGGCCACCGACTACGACGCGCCACGTCGAACCGAGGAATCGGAGATCGGCGAGGACAGCCTCGAGGAGCTGAAGGCACGCCGGACCGATTCGCAGTCCGGCAGTGTGGACGTCGACGAGGCTGAGGTTGCCGAGGGTTTCGAACTGCCGGGCGCTGACCTGTCCGGCGAGGAGCTCACGGTCAAGGTTCTGCCGATGCAGAACGACGAGTTCCGCTGTTCGCAGTGCTTCCTCGTCCACCACCGCAGCCAGCTGGCCGAAGAGAAGAACGGCCAGTACGTCTGCACCGAATGCGCGGCCTGA
- the rsgA gene encoding GTPase RsgA, producing MTPVPGRVAGIDDSGCRCLTAAGPVLALPGPDVVPVVGDWGLLTGDDLVAVLPRASAVRHGRGPDDVRGEVLAANADVVLVVVAFADGLTPEPIERLLGLAAASGAAPVLVLSQVDRAPDGPRLRSVLADLAVLAEGCPGTPVVGVSTVPGHPGEAGLARLRRLLPVATTAAVIGAPGAGKTTLVDVLGGRNIEAGHPDGGRAGAGHPGGGRPGGGLVPLPGGGVLLDTPGCPAGGPGGGADWLAERYLIRSRAASRARWRAGPRGRRGLAGGA from the coding sequence GTGACTCCTGTGCCGGGCCGGGTCGCCGGGATCGACGACTCCGGGTGCCGCTGTCTGACCGCGGCCGGGCCGGTGCTCGCGCTGCCGGGCCCCGACGTCGTCCCGGTCGTCGGGGATTGGGGCCTGCTGACCGGTGACGACCTGGTCGCGGTGCTGCCGCGGGCGTCCGCGGTCCGGCACGGCCGCGGTCCGGACGACGTCCGCGGGGAGGTGCTGGCGGCCAACGCCGACGTCGTGCTGGTCGTGGTCGCGTTCGCCGACGGGCTGACGCCCGAGCCGATCGAGCGGCTGCTCGGACTGGCCGCGGCGAGCGGCGCGGCTCCGGTGCTGGTGCTCAGCCAGGTCGACCGGGCCCCGGACGGTCCGCGGTTGCGGTCCGTGCTCGCCGATCTGGCCGTGCTCGCCGAGGGCTGTCCGGGCACCCCGGTCGTCGGCGTCAGCACCGTGCCGGGCCACCCGGGCGAGGCCGGTCTGGCCCGCCTACGGCGGCTGCTCCCGGTCGCGACGACCGCGGCGGTCATCGGTGCACCCGGGGCCGGAAAGACCACGCTGGTGGACGTCCTGGGAGGCCGGAATATCGAGGCCGGGCATCCGGACGGCGGGCGTGCGGGAGCCGGACACCCGGGCGGCGGGCGTCCCGGCGGGGGGCTGGTGCCGCTGCCGGGTGGGGGCGTTCTGCTGGACACCCCGGGGTGCCCGGCGGGCGGGCCGGGCGGTGGCGCCGACTGGCTGGCCGAGCGTTACCTGATCCGGTCGCGGGCGGCGTCCCGGGCCCGGTGGCGGGCCGGTCCGCGGGGCCGCCGGGGCCTGGCCGGCGGCGCCTGA
- a CDS encoding LytR C-terminal domain-containing protein: MSLARVRALTVIGVLALVAVITVVWAIVTDDQTGTTAAGCNTVSTKIPEPKQVKVRVYNGTDEAGLAQKVQKALKQRGFQVIAVGNDPQGEPVTQTAQIRYGPTGAGAAQLLQATVQGSVIVDDAREDNSVDVVLGIAYKDLTKAEDIPAALESLEPLQPSASPGVC; this comes from the coding sequence GTGAGCCTGGCGCGAGTCAGGGCGCTGACGGTAATCGGGGTATTGGCGCTGGTCGCCGTCATCACAGTGGTGTGGGCGATCGTCACCGACGACCAGACCGGAACGACAGCGGCCGGGTGTAACACCGTTTCGACGAAGATCCCCGAGCCGAAGCAGGTCAAGGTCCGGGTCTACAACGGTACGGACGAGGCCGGGCTGGCGCAGAAGGTCCAGAAGGCGCTGAAGCAGCGCGGGTTCCAGGTGATCGCGGTGGGCAACGACCCGCAGGGCGAGCCGGTCACCCAGACCGCGCAGATCCGCTACGGGCCCACCGGCGCCGGCGCCGCCCAGCTGCTCCAGGCGACGGTCCAGGGCAGCGTCATCGTCGACGACGCCCGGGAAGACAACTCCGTGGACGTGGTGCTGGGCATCGCGTACAAGGACCTGACCAAGGCCGAGGACATCCCGGCCGCCCTGGAGAGCCTGGAACCCCTCCAGCCGTCGGCCAGCCCGGGGGTCTGCTAA
- a CDS encoding inositol monophosphatase family protein, with translation MATPESTELLSLAVESVRRAATLVGEMRAAAVTSIETKSTPTDPVTEADRAAERLVVEGLAAARPGDLVLGEEGGFRPVGEKADPDAVRWLLDPIDGTVNFVYGIPAYGVSLAAEVDGTVVAGVVRNVVTGEEWTAVRGGGAWRDGKRLSGSGVTDLGRALIGTGFGYAAERRRRQAEVLVRLLPRIRDIRRIGSAALDLCAVAEGRLDAFYEQGLNAWDSAAGGLVAEEAGLLVTGLRGEPAGPGMTLVAPPSIHGELHDLLAG, from the coding sequence ATGGCGACACCCGAATCAACCGAACTGCTGAGTCTCGCCGTCGAATCGGTGCGCCGCGCGGCCACTCTGGTCGGCGAAATGCGCGCGGCCGCGGTGACGTCGATCGAGACCAAATCGACGCCGACCGACCCGGTCACCGAGGCCGACCGGGCGGCCGAGCGGCTGGTCGTGGAAGGCCTGGCGGCGGCGCGGCCGGGCGATCTGGTGCTGGGCGAGGAAGGCGGCTTCCGCCCGGTCGGAGAAAAGGCCGATCCCGATGCGGTGCGCTGGCTGCTCGACCCGATCGACGGGACGGTCAATTTCGTCTACGGAATTCCGGCCTACGGGGTCTCGCTGGCCGCCGAGGTCGACGGAACCGTGGTCGCCGGGGTCGTGCGCAACGTCGTGACCGGTGAGGAATGGACGGCCGTCCGGGGCGGTGGGGCCTGGCGGGACGGGAAACGCCTGAGCGGGTCGGGCGTCACGGACCTCGGCCGGGCGCTGATCGGCACCGGGTTCGGCTACGCCGCCGAACGGCGTCGGCGGCAGGCCGAGGTGCTGGTGCGGTTGCTGCCGCGGATCCGGGACATCCGCCGGATCGGGTCGGCCGCCCTCGACCTGTGCGCGGTCGCCGAGGGACGGCTCGACGCGTTCTACGAGCAGGGCCTGAACGCCTGGGACAGCGCGGCCGGCGGCCTGGTCGCCGAGGAGGCGGGGCTGCTCGTCACCGGCCTGCGCGGCGAACCCGCCGGCCCCGGCATGACGCTGGTCGCCCCGCCGTCCATCCACGGCGAGCTCCACGATCTGCTGGCCGGTTAG
- a CDS encoding RNA polymerase sigma factor, whose translation MTDADRTPPRADIVRSLVDTLTARAGDTASLTSNEVARVLGGAGVSPAQGKKILQGLSMAGVTVVVDGSADPRPTRRRVAAARSATTPASKATTAKAARPAAPAAAATAAAEAPATPTPTPRPSKRTAAKKAAPAAAAAAGAKPAEGAPTDGPPAEGLTVDEPIVLADGEEEEFAFDEEEEESEALKQARKDAELTASADSVRAYLKQIGKVALLNAEEEVDLAKRIEAGLYAAERMRQGEDRGEKMVTQLRRDLLWIIRDGERAKNHLLEANLRLVVSLAKRYTGRGMAFLDLIQEGNLGLIRAVEKFDYTKGYKFSTYATWWIRQAITRAMADQARTIRIPVHMVEVINKLGRIQRELLQDLGREPTPEELAKEMDITPEKVLEIQQYAREPISLDQTIGDEGDSQLGDFIEDSEAVVAVDAVSFTLLQDQLQSVLQTLSEREAGVVRLRFGLADGQPRTLDEIGQVYGVTRERIRQIESKTMSKLRHPSRSQVLRDYLD comes from the coding sequence GTGACAGACGCCGACCGCACCCCTCCGCGGGCCGACATCGTCCGTTCCCTCGTCGACACGCTGACAGCGCGGGCGGGTGATACCGCCTCTCTCACCTCCAACGAGGTGGCGCGGGTGCTCGGCGGTGCGGGTGTTTCGCCCGCCCAAGGGAAGAAGATCCTGCAGGGCCTGTCGATGGCGGGTGTCACCGTCGTGGTCGACGGCTCCGCGGATCCTCGCCCGACCCGCCGGCGAGTAGCCGCCGCCCGCTCGGCCACCACGCCGGCGTCGAAGGCGACGACCGCCAAGGCCGCCCGGCCCGCGGCCCCCGCCGCTGCGGCGACCGCGGCCGCCGAGGCTCCGGCCACCCCGACGCCGACCCCCCGTCCGTCGAAGCGCACCGCGGCCAAGAAGGCGGCCCCGGCCGCCGCGGCCGCCGCCGGCGCCAAGCCCGCCGAGGGCGCGCCCACCGACGGCCCGCCGGCCGAGGGCCTGACCGTCGACGAGCCGATCGTTCTCGCCGACGGCGAGGAAGAGGAGTTCGCGTTCGACGAGGAAGAGGAGGAGTCGGAGGCGCTGAAGCAGGCGCGCAAGGACGCCGAGCTCACCGCGTCGGCCGACTCGGTCCGGGCCTACCTCAAGCAGATCGGCAAGGTCGCGCTCCTCAACGCGGAAGAGGAGGTCGACCTCGCGAAACGCATCGAGGCCGGTCTCTACGCGGCCGAGCGCATGCGCCAGGGCGAAGACCGCGGCGAGAAGATGGTGACGCAGCTCCGCCGCGACCTGCTCTGGATCATCCGCGACGGCGAGCGGGCCAAGAACCACCTGCTCGAGGCCAACCTCCGGCTCGTCGTCTCGCTGGCCAAGCGCTACACCGGCCGGGGCATGGCGTTCCTGGACCTGATCCAGGAGGGCAACCTCGGTCTGATCCGCGCGGTCGAGAAGTTCGACTACACCAAGGGCTACAAGTTCTCGACGTACGCCACCTGGTGGATCCGGCAGGCGATCACCCGGGCGATGGCCGACCAGGCCCGGACGATCCGTATCCCGGTGCACATGGTCGAGGTCATCAACAAGCTCGGCCGCATACAGCGTGAGCTGCTCCAGGACCTGGGCCGCGAGCCCACCCCGGAAGAGCTGGCCAAGGAAATGGACATCACCCCGGAGAAGGTGCTGGAGATCCAGCAGTACGCCCGGGAGCCGATCTCGCTCGACCAGACGATCGGCGACGAGGGCGACAGCCAGCTCGGCGACTTCATCGAGGACTCCGAGGCCGTGGTTGCGGTCGACGCGGTCAGCTTCACGCTGCTGCAGGACCAGCTCCAGTCCGTGCTCCAGACACTGTCGGAGCGCGAGGCCGGCGTCGTGCGGCTGCGGTTCGGCCTGGCCGACGGGCAGCCCCGGACGCTGGACGAGATCGGTCAGGTCTACGGGGTCACCCGGGAGCGGATCCGGCAGATCGAGTCGAAGACGATGTCGAAGCTGCGTCACCCGTCCCGGTCGCAGGTGCTTCGCGACTACCTCGACTGA
- a CDS encoding DUF7455 domain-containing protein — MTPTLTPPPTEAPSAGERCDRCGAAAKVRAVLPGGGDLVFCGHHGAKYAKDLEKVAVQILRAED; from the coding sequence ATGACCCCGACCCTGACCCCGCCGCCGACCGAGGCGCCGTCAGCTGGCGAGCGTTGTGACCGGTGCGGTGCGGCTGCCAAGGTCCGGGCAGTTCTGCCCGGCGGCGGCGACCTCGTCTTCTGCGGACATCACGGAGCCAAGTACGCCAAAGACCTCGAAAAGGTCGCGGTTCAAATTCTCCGTGCAGAGGACTAA